A segment of the Xenorhabdus bovienii SS-2004 genome:
GCTGCACAAGGTCATGCAATTTCATTGCAGGTCGGGCATGCATACCAAGCCGATTTTTAATTTCAAGCTGCTTTTTGACTGTCATGCTCTGCCATTATTGTATTATTTACGTTTTTCCAGTGTGCGGTGACGTGATTGCACGTTTTTGCCACGGGAACGGAAGTAGTCCGCTAATTGTTCAGCGACGTAGACGGAACGGTGTTTACCCCCCGTACAACCAATTGCCACGGTGAGATAGCTGCGGTTATTGGTTTCGAGCATCGGCAGCCAGAGTTCAAGATAGCTGCGGGTCTGGTAAATAAAATTGTGTACTTCTGTGTGGCGATCCAAAAAGGCAGCCACAGGGCGATCTAAACCGGTCATTGGCCGCAGTTTAGGATCCCAGTGTGGGTTTGGCAGGAAACGCACATCGAAAACATAATCGGCATCAATCGGAATACCATGCTTAAAGCCGAAAGACTCAAACACCATCGTCAGTTCGCGTTCGCGTTTGCCCAGTAGACGCGTTCTGAGCATTTCTGCCAATTCATGCACGGACATTTCAGAGGTG
Coding sequences within it:
- the rapZ gene encoding RNase adapter RapZ; translation: MVLMIVSGRSGSGKSVALRALEDMGFYCVDNLPVVLLPELAGTLAERGISAAVSIDVRNMPESPEIFEEALTKLPDTFSPQLLFLDADRNTLIRRYSDTRRLHPLSSKNLSLESAIDQESDLLEPLRSRADLIIDTSEMSVHELAEMLRTRLLGKRERELTMVFESFGFKHGIPIDADYVFDVRFLPNPHWDPKLRPMTGLDRPVAAFLDRHTEVHNFIYQTRSYLELWLPMLETNNRSYLTVAIGCTGGKHRSVYVAEQLADYFRSRGKNVQSRHRTLEKRK